A genomic stretch from Candidatus Methanomassiliicoccus intestinalis Issoire-Mx1 includes:
- the nadA gene encoding quinolinate synthase NadA: MRPQERIEELKRERNAVILAHNYQVPEIQDIADYVGDSLGLALQASKTDADVIVFCGVDFMAESAKILNPDKVVLHPEPMAKCPMAAMCTVDGIKMLKKDFPKADVVAYVNTSAECKAEADVCCTSSNAVKVIDSLESDIVIFIPDENLASCSQRETDKGIIMWPGYCPTHDSITKEKIEALKKEHPDAVILAHPECPPEVIDIADFVCSTEGMISAARSSDKTEFIVGTETDMIHRLTKEVPDKTFYPVKGAVCPTMKLITLDNIISALENMAPEIVVDEEIAARAREPLRRMLEIGRS; the protein is encoded by the coding sequence ATGCGGCCTCAGGAAAGAATTGAGGAATTAAAACGGGAGAGGAATGCCGTAATCCTAGCCCATAACTATCAGGTACCGGAAATACAAGACATCGCTGACTATGTAGGCGACTCCTTAGGCCTTGCGCTTCAGGCATCGAAAACCGATGCGGATGTGATTGTTTTCTGCGGCGTAGATTTTATGGCAGAGAGTGCCAAAATTCTAAATCCAGACAAAGTGGTTCTTCACCCGGAACCAATGGCAAAATGCCCGATGGCTGCGATGTGCACAGTCGATGGAATCAAAATGCTGAAAAAGGATTTTCCAAAGGCTGATGTAGTTGCCTATGTGAACACTTCTGCCGAATGCAAAGCTGAAGCAGATGTATGCTGCACATCTTCCAACGCGGTTAAAGTCATTGACAGTCTGGAGTCAGATATCGTTATTTTCATTCCCGATGAAAACCTGGCTTCATGCTCTCAAAGAGAGACGGACAAAGGCATCATAATGTGGCCTGGTTACTGTCCCACACACGACTCCATCACGAAAGAAAAGATAGAGGCGCTCAAAAAAGAGCATCCAGATGCAGTTATATTGGCACATCCAGAATGCCCTCCGGAAGTTATAGACATTGCTGACTTTGTCTGCTCCACTGAAGGAATGATTTCTGCCGCCAGATCTTCTGACAAGACTGAATTCATAGTTGGTACAGAAACGGATATGATACACCGCCTTACCAAGGAAGTGCCGGACAAAACATTCTATCCTGTAAAGGGAGCAGTCTGCCCGACAATGAAACTGATCACTCTGGACAACATAATCAGCGCTCTTGAAAACATGGCTCCAGAAATAGTTGTAGATGAGGAGATTGCCGCAAGAGCCAGGGAACCTCTCCGCAGGATGCTTGAGATAGGAAGGTCTTAA
- a CDS encoding dihydroneopterin aldolase family protein produces the protein MSPSREEKVAEYFNCSIRERAVFEAGIKLAAVYHQFIGTPISASNAESLERAIEEGVKVQPFVEDVKVSVDRSRLREKKNEYDYQSLTGEMLDVLVKIKIKNIRVTSRMRYIKDVRYPLMYVEEISED, from the coding sequence ATGTCTCCTTCTAGAGAAGAAAAAGTGGCAGAATACTTTAACTGCAGCATCAGAGAGCGTGCCGTATTCGAAGCCGGCATCAAACTGGCAGCCGTATATCATCAGTTTATAGGAACCCCTATCAGCGCCTCTAATGCTGAAAGCCTTGAACGAGCTATTGAAGAAGGTGTTAAAGTCCAGCCTTTTGTGGAAGATGTGAAGGTATCAGTAGACCGCAGCAGGCTGAGAGAAAAGAAAAACGAATATGACTATCAGTCTCTTACAGGAGAAATGCTTGACGTCCTTGTAAAAATAAAGATTAAAAACATCAGGGTGACTTCGAGAATGAGATACATCAAAGATGTGAGATACCCTCTGATGTATGTAGAGGAGATTTCAGAAGATTGA
- a CDS encoding GNAT family N-acetyltransferase: protein MNFERTVKMRIEFKKVTEKNIEDILKLKVKDNQKTFIESVPECLKEAAEKSCWRPVGIYDEDILIGFAMYCFWKEDQHVWMDRFLIASEFQGKGYGSAVFPQLLKKIESEYQCSEIYLSVFKDNTAAINLYEKNGFRFNGEKDIKGEDVMVLNLRRSVVL from the coding sequence GTGAACTTCGAAAGGACTGTAAAAATGAGAATTGAATTTAAAAAAGTAACAGAAAAAAATATCGAGGACATCTTGAAGCTCAAGGTAAAGGACAATCAAAAGACATTTATTGAAAGTGTCCCGGAATGTTTAAAAGAAGCTGCAGAAAAATCATGCTGGAGACCTGTAGGAATTTACGATGAAGATATTCTGATTGGCTTTGCCATGTACTGTTTCTGGAAGGAAGACCAGCATGTCTGGATGGATAGGTTTTTGATCGCCTCCGAATTTCAAGGAAAGGGATACGGCTCTGCAGTATTCCCGCAGCTGCTGAAGAAGATTGAAAGCGAGTATCAATGCAGCGAGATCTATCTGAGTGTATTCAAAGACAATACAGCTGCCATTAATCTTTACGAAAAAAATGGATTTCGCTTCAACGGTGAAAAAGATATCAAAGGCGAAGATGTGATGGTTTTGAATCTCAGACGGTCTGTCGTACTATAA
- a CDS encoding NTPase, with product METIAKIGITGLPGAGKTYAVRKVVEMLEAEDLVVGGMMTEPIIEDGKKTGFAIVDWMNKQQGIFAHADINSKYMIGKFGIDLKALEDVGVKALMKASEEADVIVIDEVGRVEVESPAFIDTVKYCLDLEKPILLTLHKKSRNPLLQDIRRRDDVRILEVTPINRNLLPYKIMKLMKGELL from the coding sequence ATGGAGACAATCGCGAAAATCGGTATCACTGGACTGCCCGGTGCAGGGAAAACATACGCTGTACGTAAAGTAGTGGAAATGTTGGAAGCCGAAGATCTGGTTGTCGGAGGAATGATGACCGAACCCATAATCGAAGACGGTAAAAAAACGGGTTTTGCGATCGTGGACTGGATGAATAAACAGCAGGGCATCTTTGCTCATGCAGATATCAATTCAAAGTACATGATAGGCAAATTCGGCATTGACCTGAAAGCCCTTGAAGACGTCGGCGTAAAGGCATTGATGAAAGCTTCAGAAGAAGCAGATGTGATTGTGATTGATGAGGTTGGAAGAGTAGAGGTGGAGTCTCCAGCATTCATCGACACAGTAAAGTACTGCTTAGACTTGGAAAAGCCGATTCTGCTGACTTTGCATAAGAAATCCAGAAACCCCCTGCTTCAAGACATCAGAAGAAGAGATGACGTGAGAATCCTTGAAGTCACGCCGATCAACAGAAACCTTCTGCCGTATAAAATAATGAAATTAATGAAAGGAGAACTTCTTTGA
- a CDS encoding tRNA (guanine(26)-N(2))-dimethyltransferase, which yields MNFPEDSVVSREGATEIVIPSVHSVHGPGKRIGRVFFNGQMAFNRDVSVMFMAASTESRSMLDAMAGTGVRSARIAHEARPDLEIAANDKDPESCVYIDANSELNNANIESIADDLRRTLAKRVFDYVDLDPFGSPVHFIPSVIQGLKRHGIAGITATDTAPLAGTYPKKCIRRYGAVSARSPFGHETGLRILIGHIVKEAAKEDRGLECVLSFYADHYLRTFVRMTEGGSEADKALAQLGYIDYDPLTARRTVSEERSSKKSIGPLWTGPIHDKEFLGRMEADENLETRNRCSKYLDLWRNELDMPYFYENDELASLLKRSPHRMDDLLEALNDAGKCSKTHFSPTGFKTDLELEELTDIYSRL from the coding sequence TTGAATTTTCCAGAAGACTCTGTCGTAAGCCGGGAAGGTGCGACAGAGATTGTAATTCCTTCTGTGCATTCCGTTCATGGTCCCGGGAAACGCATAGGGAGAGTATTTTTCAATGGCCAGATGGCATTCAACAGAGATGTTTCTGTGATGTTTATGGCAGCAAGCACTGAAAGCAGAAGCATGCTTGACGCTATGGCAGGAACCGGAGTAAGGTCAGCAAGGATAGCTCATGAAGCCAGGCCGGATCTGGAAATTGCAGCCAATGACAAGGATCCTGAAAGCTGCGTATACATCGATGCGAATTCTGAATTGAATAACGCCAACATAGAATCAATAGCAGACGATCTGAGAAGAACCTTGGCAAAAAGAGTCTTTGACTATGTCGACTTAGATCCTTTTGGAAGCCCTGTACATTTTATACCCTCAGTCATCCAGGGATTAAAGAGGCACGGCATTGCCGGCATAACTGCTACAGACACGGCGCCTCTGGCTGGAACTTATCCTAAAAAATGCATCAGGAGATATGGGGCCGTCTCGGCAAGATCGCCTTTTGGACATGAAACCGGCCTGAGAATATTGATAGGACACATTGTAAAAGAAGCCGCTAAAGAGGACAGGGGTTTAGAATGTGTGCTTTCTTTCTATGCAGACCATTATCTCAGAACATTTGTAAGGATGACAGAGGGAGGGTCTGAAGCGGATAAGGCGCTTGCCCAGCTTGGGTACATAGACTATGATCCTCTGACGGCAAGAAGGACTGTCTCAGAAGAAAGAAGCTCTAAGAAGTCAATAGGCCCTCTGTGGACAGGACCGATTCATGACAAAGAGTTCTTAGGCAGAATGGAAGCAGACGAAAATCTGGAAACCAGAAACCGCTGCAGCAAGTATCTGGATCTCTGGAGGAACGAATTAGATATGCCGTATTTTTATGAAAATGATGAGCTGGCTTCACTGCTGAAAAGGTCACCTCACAGAATGGATGATCTTCTTGAAGCATTGAATGACGCCGGAAAATGCTCAAAGACTCATTTTTCTCCTACCGGATTCAAAACGGATCTGGAACTTGAAGAACTCACAGATATATACAGCAGATTATAA
- a CDS encoding adenylosuccinate synthase, which yields MPTLAVIGSQWGDEGKGKITDYLAEGANIVVRYQGGANAGHTIKIDDEVFALHLLPSGILRKDVTAVIGNGMVLDLDRLEEEFESLKEKGITGYDLRISDRVNIVLPYHRTLDGAEERSRGAKGVGTTGRGIGPCYADKISREGIRMGDLLDEEFLRSRIDMILPIKEKFAATLGEDLDIKKEALISKLLAYGKKYEDSICDVSVLINDAIKEGKKVMFEGAQGTMLDVDYGTYPFVTSSNCTSAGICTGVGVPPSAVQEVVGVVKAYTTRVGSGPFVTELHDETGEMLLKNGGEFGTTTGRARRCGWLDLVVVRHAVRLNGLTSIALTKLDVLNGIKEIKVCTAYEIDGEEVKNFPGNPRKLENAKPIYDTLEGWEGWTEETSKVCKRGYDALPEKMKEYISYIEKDTGVPVGIISVGKGRNETIDRRENKW from the coding sequence ATGCCAACTCTCGCGGTTATAGGCTCGCAATGGGGAGACGAAGGAAAAGGAAAGATTACAGATTACCTTGCCGAAGGTGCAAACATTGTTGTCCGTTATCAAGGCGGTGCAAACGCTGGACATACAATAAAGATAGATGATGAAGTATTCGCACTTCATCTTCTGCCGTCAGGCATACTCAGGAAAGATGTAACAGCTGTTATCGGAAACGGAATGGTCCTTGACCTAGATCGTCTGGAAGAAGAGTTTGAGTCACTTAAAGAGAAGGGAATAACAGGATATGACCTCAGAATCTCTGACAGAGTCAACATCGTCCTTCCATATCACCGCACTCTTGACGGTGCAGAGGAGAGATCCAGAGGTGCCAAGGGTGTAGGAACCACAGGCCGCGGAATAGGCCCGTGTTATGCTGACAAGATTTCTAGGGAAGGCATCAGAATGGGAGACCTTCTGGATGAAGAGTTCCTCAGAAGCAGAATTGATATGATACTGCCTATAAAGGAGAAGTTTGCAGCTACTCTCGGCGAAGATCTAGACATTAAAAAAGAAGCTTTGATCTCCAAACTTTTAGCATACGGCAAAAAGTATGAAGACAGCATCTGTGATGTTTCAGTTTTGATTAACGATGCGATTAAAGAAGGAAAGAAGGTAATGTTTGAAGGTGCCCAGGGAACTATGCTTGACGTAGACTACGGTACCTACCCATTCGTTACATCTTCCAACTGTACATCTGCCGGAATCTGCACTGGAGTGGGTGTTCCACCGTCTGCAGTTCAGGAAGTTGTCGGAGTCGTGAAAGCGTACACCACAAGAGTTGGATCCGGTCCGTTTGTGACAGAGCTGCATGATGAAACTGGAGAAATGCTGCTCAAGAACGGCGGAGAGTTCGGTACAACCACCGGCAGAGCAAGAAGATGCGGCTGGCTGGATCTGGTTGTCGTGAGACATGCGGTGCGCCTGAACGGCCTTACATCAATTGCACTCACTAAGCTCGATGTCCTTAACGGAATTAAAGAGATTAAAGTCTGTACGGCATATGAAATCGATGGAGAAGAGGTAAAGAACTTCCCCGGAAATCCGCGGAAGCTTGAGAATGCCAAGCCGATATATGACACCCTCGAGGGCTGGGAAGGCTGGACAGAGGAAACTTCAAAGGTCTGCAAACGCGGCTACGATGCCCTTCCAGAAAAGATGAAAGAATACATTTCATACATAGAGAAAGACACCGGCGTTCCTGTCGGAATCATCTCAGTCGGAAAAGGCAGAAACGAAACAATAGACAGAAGAGAAAACAAGTGGTAA
- a CDS encoding MGMT family protein, translated as MANEEKKDFNAMLRKNTDMPKTQIVTDESIIKRYGGERMFFAPPLAYDELMKKVPHGKVVTAEKIREYLAEKNCADFTDPMTAGLFISIAAWASHQREENITPYWRTLKTDGELNAKYPGGIEAQKKMLEEEGHVIIQKGRKNIRFFVKDCENVLFDLH; from the coding sequence GTGGCAAATGAAGAAAAGAAAGATTTCAATGCCATGCTGCGTAAGAATACGGATATGCCAAAAACGCAGATTGTTACGGATGAAAGCATTATCAAAAGATACGGCGGAGAACGAATGTTCTTCGCTCCACCGCTGGCTTACGATGAACTCATGAAAAAGGTACCTCATGGAAAGGTTGTAACTGCAGAAAAAATCAGAGAATATCTCGCAGAAAAGAATTGTGCAGATTTTACAGATCCCATGACGGCTGGACTATTCATATCGATTGCAGCATGGGCAAGTCATCAGAGAGAAGAAAATATAACTCCATATTGGAGAACATTAAAGACTGACGGCGAACTTAATGCAAAATATCCCGGCGGCATTGAAGCCCAGAAAAAGATGCTTGAAGAAGAAGGGCATGTTATCATTCAGAAAGGCAGAAAAAACATCAGATTCTTTGTAAAGGACTGTGAAAATGTCTTATTTGATCTGCATTAG
- a CDS encoding ABC transporter ATP-binding protein, producing the protein MLHVEDLNFSYGSEKVLSDVSFDAKENNIVSILGPNGVGKTTLLKCLCNVHKPQTGKVLINGTDVLKLSGKEMSKNIGYVPQFVPKSLMTVYDSVLLGRKPYFELNATREDLKKVSEVINGMGLAPLSLKYITNISGGEFQKVHIARAIVQEPKVLILDEPTNNLDIANQHKTMQMIEKVVRSRGICTLMTMHDINLAAHYSDKFMFINEGRILAYGGPEIITEDLIRKVYDIDVEIIDHRGVPMIIPQNSSKYICPVPLGCEF; encoded by the coding sequence ATGCTTCATGTTGAAGATCTTAATTTCTCATACGGCAGCGAAAAAGTACTGTCTGACGTATCTTTTGATGCCAAAGAGAACAATATTGTCTCAATCCTAGGTCCTAACGGGGTAGGAAAAACGACACTTCTCAAATGTCTGTGCAATGTCCACAAGCCTCAGACAGGTAAGGTGCTTATCAACGGCACCGATGTTTTGAAACTATCTGGAAAAGAAATGTCAAAGAACATTGGATACGTGCCGCAGTTTGTGCCAAAATCCCTGATGACTGTATATGATTCTGTTTTACTGGGAAGAAAACCTTATTTTGAATTGAATGCCACCAGAGAGGATCTTAAAAAAGTGAGTGAAGTGATTAACGGCATGGGCCTCGCCCCGTTGTCCCTGAAGTACATTACAAATATCAGCGGCGGAGAGTTTCAGAAAGTGCACATCGCCAGAGCCATCGTGCAGGAGCCTAAAGTTTTAATTCTGGATGAACCGACAAATAATCTTGATATCGCAAACCAGCATAAGACTATGCAGATGATTGAAAAGGTTGTCAGATCCAGAGGAATATGCACCCTGATGACTATGCACGACATCAATCTGGCTGCTCATTATTCTGATAAATTCATGTTCATCAATGAAGGCAGAATACTAGCTTACGGCGGCCCTGAAATTATCACAGAAGATCTGATAAGAAAAGTGTATGACATCGATGTGGAGATCATCGATCACCGCGGAGTTCCTATGATCATCCCGCAGAATTCCTCAAAATACATATGTCCAGTACCTCTGGGATGCGAATTTTAA
- a CDS encoding FecCD family ABC transporter permease, with product MADDKHLSIFSSLKKEKVLDLSRETEVDAVTEGYLKYTYRKILFLVSMLVLLIVLIVVTLGLGDTSLSYSEIFSSIFNKGGAWKDDVVWDLRLPRIAAAILAGCALGISGAVMQSILRNPLASPFTLGLSNASAFGAAIGILVLNGGIIIAGSSPAYPVINNPAIVTICAFVFSMAATGLIIVLSKFTSASPESLVLAGMAISAIFSAALAFTQYIADDVALSSIVFWQFGSLDKVNWDGLKIIFFVSLIGIIYFLWKRWDYNAMEAGEEVARGLGLNISRTRLMGLTVSAVITAVTVSYMGVIGFIGLAAPHIVKRVIGNDNRYLLIGSMLIGSIIMMISHIISHYAFDKVIPVGIITSAIGGPLFLYVLIRGYKKNASC from the coding sequence TTGGCTGATGACAAACACCTTTCAATTTTTTCTTCTTTAAAAAAAGAAAAGGTGCTGGATCTCAGCAGAGAGACTGAGGTCGATGCCGTCACGGAAGGCTACCTGAAATACACTTATCGAAAAATTTTATTCTTAGTATCGATGCTGGTGCTGCTGATTGTTCTGATTGTTGTTACGTTAGGACTCGGAGACACCAGTCTTTCTTATTCTGAAATCTTCAGCAGCATTTTCAATAAAGGTGGTGCCTGGAAAGATGATGTCGTCTGGGATCTTCGTCTCCCCAGAATTGCCGCTGCTATTCTGGCAGGCTGTGCTCTGGGGATTTCAGGAGCTGTAATGCAGAGTATTCTCAGAAATCCTCTGGCTTCTCCCTTCACACTTGGTCTGTCTAATGCTTCAGCTTTCGGTGCAGCGATCGGCATATTGGTACTAAACGGCGGAATAATAATAGCAGGTTCTTCTCCTGCTTATCCTGTCATAAACAACCCTGCCATCGTAACAATCTGTGCATTCGTGTTTTCTATGGCAGCCACGGGTCTGATCATAGTGCTTTCTAAGTTCACCAGTGCTTCTCCGGAAAGTCTTGTGCTGGCAGGAATGGCCATCAGTGCCATATTCTCTGCCGCTCTGGCATTTACACAGTATATCGCAGATGATGTAGCGCTTTCCTCAATTGTATTCTGGCAGTTTGGAAGCCTTGACAAAGTTAACTGGGATGGTCTAAAAATAATATTTTTTGTAAGTTTAATTGGAATAATATACTTTCTTTGGAAGCGCTGGGATTATAATGCAATGGAGGCAGGAGAAGAGGTTGCAAGAGGACTGGGCCTGAATATTTCAAGAACCAGGCTTATGGGCCTTACAGTCTCTGCAGTCATCACCGCTGTTACAGTCTCTTACATGGGAGTAATTGGTTTCATCGGACTTGCAGCTCCGCATATAGTGAAGAGGGTGATAGGCAACGATAACAGATATCTCCTCATAGGTTCCATGCTGATTGGTTCCATCATCATGATGATTTCCCACATAATCAGCCATTATGCATTTGACAAAGTAATCCCGGTAGGCATAATCACTTCTGCAATAGGAGGTCCTTTGTTCCTGTATGTTTTAATCAGGGGGTATAAGAAAAATGCTTCATGTTGA
- a CDS encoding ABC transporter substrate-binding protein: MKTKLVAVCLVAIIVVAGAAIVFTWNSDDVKGNESSDTVKDMAGRSVEIPDNLDRGIVTFGSVDPLRFVSYFNLNEKVIEVDDGDVTDNKNGRAYSYAYDYDKLTKVHSDNAITSEDVERVANLQPSLVIVGGNVYANYADMVNILAKAVPVFVLKSMSTSAAYWDPATYKLNDDFTQQITQLGIVLKETDRAKELISGFNKYLQELKSMIGTTDEKIITSGLTISGSNPLNVTFPFYAPLEVNGVSNVYNQSKDTKVELDVETVAKLNMTMMLIDPSSSDKIIGNNSSQLVMDYIYGVNNDADPSNDISMYTVLPIVWDGCNWDVSLVGSFYISYLLYDSMSQKDVMNKMNEIFEFFYGSDGSSVISDMSQFFNEKSSKNGVELPLFSQVEIVKNAGGYTFSVA, from the coding sequence ATGAAAACTAAACTTGTAGCTGTATGTTTGGTTGCAATCATAGTTGTGGCGGGAGCTGCAATTGTATTCACCTGGAACTCTGACGATGTCAAAGGAAATGAATCGTCAGATACTGTTAAGGATATGGCCGGCAGAAGTGTAGAGATACCGGACAATCTGGACCGTGGGATTGTAACCTTTGGAAGCGTGGATCCGCTTAGATTTGTTTCATATTTTAATTTAAATGAAAAAGTTATCGAAGTCGATGACGGAGATGTCACTGACAACAAAAACGGCAGAGCATACTCATACGCATACGACTATGATAAGCTGACAAAAGTACATTCTGACAACGCCATCACCTCTGAAGATGTTGAAAGAGTGGCAAATCTCCAGCCGAGTCTGGTAATTGTCGGAGGAAACGTGTATGCCAACTATGCAGATATGGTAAATATTCTGGCAAAGGCCGTGCCTGTTTTTGTACTCAAATCCATGAGCACCAGTGCTGCTTACTGGGATCCTGCGACTTATAAGCTTAATGATGATTTTACACAGCAGATCACCCAGCTGGGAATAGTTCTGAAAGAAACTGACAGAGCTAAAGAACTCATCAGCGGATTCAACAAGTATCTTCAGGAGTTGAAATCAATGATTGGAACTACGGACGAAAAAATAATAACCTCCGGTCTTACAATCAGCGGTTCAAACCCTCTGAATGTTACATTCCCATTCTACGCACCTCTGGAAGTTAACGGCGTAAGCAATGTGTACAATCAAAGTAAAGATACAAAAGTAGAACTGGATGTGGAAACCGTTGCCAAACTGAACATGACCATGATGTTAATCGATCCCTCCTCCTCCGATAAAATCATTGGCAATAACTCCAGCCAGCTGGTTATGGACTACATCTACGGCGTGAACAACGATGCCGACCCATCCAATGACATTTCAATGTATACTGTCCTGCCGATCGTGTGGGACGGCTGCAACTGGGATGTTTCATTGGTGGGCTCGTTCTACATAAGCTACCTTCTTTATGATTCTATGAGTCAGAAAGATGTGATGAACAAGATGAATGAGATCTTTGAATTCTTCTATGGTTCAGACGGATCCTCAGTCATCAGCGACATGTCACAGTTCTTTAATGAAAAATCATCAAAGAACGGAGTAGAGCTGCCTCTGTTCAGCCAGGTAGAAATTGTGAAGAACGCCGGCGGATACACATTCAGTGTAGCGTAA
- a CDS encoding FmdE family protein: MDEKLWGECIKFHGHACPGLAFGYKASATAAEILGIPLEKAGDEEIVCISENDACGVDCIQYLLSCTIGKGNLLLRITGKPAYTFFRRDSGKGIRLIVKNFDKESYSREELIQHILDSPAEDIFEMSEPRSEMPEKARMFQSVVCECCGEAAREDKIRLQDGKKVCLDCFESYERFFL; encoded by the coding sequence ATGGATGAAAAACTGTGGGGAGAATGTATCAAATTTCACGGCCACGCCTGTCCCGGGCTTGCTTTCGGCTACAAAGCTTCCGCAACCGCTGCAGAGATTCTCGGAATTCCGCTGGAGAAAGCCGGAGACGAGGAAATCGTATGCATTTCAGAAAACGATGCCTGCGGCGTAGACTGCATTCAGTACCTGCTTTCCTGCACCATCGGAAAAGGCAACCTGCTGCTCAGGATTACAGGAAAACCAGCGTACACATTCTTCAGAAGAGACAGTGGAAAAGGAATAAGGCTTATTGTCAAGAACTTTGACAAAGAATCATACAGCAGAGAAGAACTTATTCAGCATATTCTAGACAGTCCTGCAGAAGATATCTTTGAGATGAGCGAGCCCAGATCAGAAATGCCTGAGAAAGCAAGAATGTTTCAGAGTGTAGTATGCGAATGCTGCGGAGAAGCCGCGAGGGAAGACAAGATCAGGCTGCAGGATGGAAAGAAAGTCTGCCTGGACTGCTTTGAAAGCTACGAACGATTCTTCCTGTGA
- a CDS encoding MarR family winged helix-turn-helix transcriptional regulator: MSLEDSMDRFWYEITVNQLRNQQGKCMKDISFNTSMYLDLVKFRGTATVSSIAEDLDISKAAVTMKVNELVKQGLVKKIQSEEDKRINHLEVTGIASEDYEIYYRPLRYAIETIEKKYTQEKIDVFCEVLETLNDCFQNCNKTHSEEL, translated from the coding sequence ATGAGTTTAGAAGATTCAATGGATCGGTTCTGGTATGAAATCACTGTGAACCAGCTGCGCAATCAACAGGGTAAATGCATGAAAGACATATCGTTCAACACCAGCATGTATCTTGACCTGGTTAAATTCAGGGGCACAGCTACAGTCAGTTCCATTGCTGAAGATCTCGACATCTCCAAAGCTGCGGTAACTATGAAAGTTAACGAGCTGGTTAAGCAGGGCCTGGTAAAGAAAATACAGAGCGAAGAGGATAAGCGCATCAATCATCTTGAAGTTACAGGAATTGCATCCGAAGACTACGAGATTTACTACAGGCCCTTGAGATATGCAATAGAGACGATCGAAAAGAAATATACACAAGAAAAAATAGATGTGTTCTGTGAAGTTCTGGAAACACTCAATGACTGCTTCCAGAACTGCAACAAGACGCATTCAGAGGAGTTATGA